The genomic segment AATATCAAGGTAAGTGCAGCTCTCCCTTTCTTTAATGGTAAGTCCGCAGTTTCAGTCAAGTTCACTGGATAAGATTAAATGGAGCAGAGCATGTGGAGGTGGTTTGTTAATCACTCCTTCTGTCCTCTCACAGGTATTGCTGTGTGGACGATGCCCAAGCGATGTCTGATGTTGAGGCCACGTACGCAGACTTCATCGCCTCTGGCAGGACAGGACGCAGAAACGCCATGCACGACATCCTGCAGAGTCCCACTGACCCCGAGGGACGAGAGCTGcccctcaccctctctctgtcccagCTGCACATCAACGCAGGAGGGGGAGGTAAaattacttacttacttactttgaACTGGCGGTCATTAAACTATGAATGGAATTCTGCATTTTGTTAATTCAACTTGTACCATGTTAGTTCTCGAGAGTTTGTATGTGTTAAGAAGAAAGAGAGGCACTCCTGATGAAAACAGACTAAGTTGGAAATATATCCTACAACCTGTTTTAAACCAACATTATGCATATGTTTGAGGCATATAAGTAAATCATATTCATATAGCCTacagttaaatattttttagtttgaaaactAGAAATCTTTTCCCAGTATTCAACTGGATGAAAAGCTCTCTGAGTTAAGTGTGCATAAGAGTCATGGTAGAGCTTAAATCGACATTTTTACGGAAAATCCTGGTTTATTCCAAGAAGGCGGTTCACAGCGCATCACATTTTGTAACTTGCAATGCGCTTTGTCTGATAGGAGtatcaaatgtgtaaaaactaGGGCCAGACCGATATCTGATTTTTGaggccgatatcgatattggggagagtAAAAATCCGgtaccgatatattggccgatatctttctcagATCTATTtttttgatctgtagagatggATTGATTTAGATATAGAcatgtattgtgttgatccctcaaatgcagtcaTCAAACACTTGAAAAGAAAGACATTATAACGTAGACAAGATGCTCACTCAACTGGAATGTATCTttgcatgtacgtgcatcaccgcttgacactctgctAGTGCAATACAACAatactcaaattaaattaaatttgtctggaaaaaaaatctagtaatatcagtTTTCTGTGATCAAATTAGCCATTACTGATAGTCAgcggat from the Labrus bergylta chromosome 4, fLabBer1.1, whole genome shotgun sequence genome contains:
- the LOC109997600 gene encoding cAMP-dependent protein kinase inhibitor alpha, producing the protein MSDVEATYADFIASGRTGRRNAMHDILQSPTDPEGRELPLTLSLSQLHINAGGGDGDDTDDSQSSSSAHRKAEQRNS